TCCACGGCGCCGCCGGTGGCGTCGGGACCGCCACGATCCAGGTCGCCAAGGGCATGGGCGCGCGGGTCGTCGCGGTCTGCTCCACGCAGGAGAAGTGCGACTACGCCCAGGCCGCCGGTGCCGACGAGGCGGTGCTGCTCGAGGGGTTCAAGGACTCCGTCATGGCCCTGACCGAGGGTCGCGGCGTCGACGTCGTGGTCGACGTGGTCGGCGGCTCGGTGTTCACCGACTCCCTGCGCTGCCTGGCCACGCTCGGGCGGCTCCTCGTGGTCGGCTTCGCCGCCGGCGAGGGCATCCCCGAGGTCAAGGTCAACCGGCTGCTGCTCAACAACGTCGACGTCCGCGGCGTCGGCTGGGGCGGCTACGGGATGATGCGCCCGGGCTACCTCCACCAGCAGTGGGAGGCGCTGCTGCCGATGATCGAGGCAGGTGCGGTGAAGCCGCCGATCGGCGCGACGTACTCCCTCGACGAGCTGGGGAGGGCGCTGGTCGACATGGACCAGCGGCGCACCCTGGGCAAGTCCGTGGTGCGGGTGCGGTGATGGACCCGCACGCCGAGCACCACGACCACGAGGCGGAGCTCCCCGAGGAGGAGAAGGTCCGCCGCGCGGGGCACGTCGTGCTCGACGCCGTGGTCGCCGCCGACGTCGGGGGCGACGACCCCGACAAGGCACAGGCCGCGATGGAGCTGGTCTTCGAGCACCTGCTCGAGATCGACGCCATCGAGCTGCTGCTGGACGAGGAGACCGAGGAGCTCGAGCTCGACATCTCCCCGCTCATCGGCGGCGTCATGCTCGTCGTACGCCGCCTGGTCGCCGAGCTCGCGGCCCGTGACGGCGTCGACGAGGAGGCGGTCGTGATGTCGGTCCGCGCGGCCCTGGACGCGGCTGCGGGGTAGCGGGGGGTGTGTGAGGTCTGACTGACATCAGTCGAACCTGCGGCTGCGCGGTCGAAGGTTCGACCGCGACCCCGAAGGTCTGACCGACATCAGTCAGACCTTCCCGGTCCACCCGGCCCCACCCCCGCCCGGCTAGGGTCGCGGACGTGAGCATCCTCGACGACGCCCGCGAGGGCATGGACCTGTCCGTCCGGCCGCAGGACGACCTCTTCGGCCACGTGAACGGCCGCTGGCTCGCGGAGACCGAGATCCCCTCGGACCGCTCGAGCTGGGGCCCCTTCGTCGCGCTGAGCGACGCCGCCGAGCAGCACGTGCGCGAGATCATCGAGGAGCTGGCCGCCGGCGGCCCCACCGACGCCGCCGACCCCTCCGCCGCGGACGAGGCGCGCAAGATCGGCGACCTCTACACCTCCTTCATGGACACCGAGCGGATCGCGGCGCTGGGCCTGACCCCGGTGCAGCCGCTGGTCGAGGCGATCGGCGGGCTCCGCGACCTGCGCGACCTGGCGGCGTTCCTCGGGGAGTCCGAGCGCATCGGCGGCCACGGCGTCTTCGGCTCCTACGTCGACAACGACGACAAGGACTCCGAGCGCTACCTGGTGAACTTCGTGCAGGGCGGCCTGGGCCTGCCCGACGAGTCCTACTACCGCGAGGACAAGCACGCCGAGACCCGCGAGAAGTACCTCGCCTACCTCACCCGCCTCCTCGAGCTGGGCGGCACCGGCGCCGACTGGCTCGGCGACCCCGCCGCGGCCGCCCGCACGGTCCTCGACATCGACACCCGCATCGCGGCCGGTCACTGGGAGCGCGCGGAGACCCGCGACGTCCAGAAGACCTACAACCTGCACACCCTCGAGCAGCTGCGCACGCTGGTGGGCCCCTTCGACCTCGACGTGTACGTCACCAACCTCTCCGGCGGCTCCCAGAGCGCCGAGCAGCTGCTGGCCGAGGTCAACGTCCGCCAGCCGTCGTTCTTCGAGGGCCTGGCCGGCGTGCTCGCCGAGGTGCCGCTGGAGCAGTGGCGCCCCTGGCTGCTGGTCCGCGTGCTGCGGTCGGCGGCGCCGTACCTCACCGACGAGCTGGTCGAGACCAACTTCGA
This genomic window from Nocardioides marinus contains:
- a CDS encoding NADPH:quinone oxidoreductase family protein, giving the protein MRAVQVVETTGPEHLQVREVPEPQPGADQVLVEVHSIGVSFPDLLLSRGEYQLKPEPPFSLGVDVAGVVVSAPESSGLAAGDRVAAVAPYGGASELAVFGTDSVFRLPDALSFDEGAALPMNYLTAEFALHERAGLREGETVLVHGAAGGVGTATIQVAKGMGARVVAVCSTQEKCDYAQAAGADEAVLLEGFKDSVMALTEGRGVDVVVDVVGGSVFTDSLRCLATLGRLLVVGFAAGEGIPEVKVNRLLLNNVDVRGVGWGGYGMMRPGYLHQQWEALLPMIEAGAVKPPIGATYSLDELGRALVDMDQRRTLGKSVVRVR